The Borreliella burgdorferi B31 genome has a segment encoding these proteins:
- a CDS encoding plasmid maintenance protein, whose product MPALCDNTLLNLELNNYSQKKLLKFYNEILKKDNKNSCDLPTMNKYLDILEKTKTIVKLSFKNQSKYMIYYKINYPLKVFRSTIQDYYQTITDKLKLRLELNYPTTI is encoded by the coding sequence ATGCCTGCTTTATGTGACAATACATTATTAAATCTAGAATTGAATAATTATTCTCAAAAAAAACTATTAAAATTTTACAACGAAATTCTTAAAAAAGATAATAAAAATTCTTGCGATCTACCAACAATGAATAAATATCTTGATATATTAGAAAAAACAAAAACCATAGTAAAACTATCTTTTAAAAACCAGTCCAAATATATGATTTATTATAAAATTAATTACCCCCTTAAAGTGTTTCGTTCAACAATACAAGACTACTATCAAACAATAACAGATAAACTAAAACTACGGTTAGAACTAAACTATCCTACTACTATTTAA
- the cspZ gene encoding factor H-binding protein CspZ: protein MKKSFLSIYMLISISLLSCDVSRLNQRNINELKIFVEKAKYYSIKLDAIYNECTGAYNDIMTYSEGTFSDQSKVNQAISIFKKDNKIVNKFKELEKIIEEYKPMFLSKLIDDFAIELDQAVDNDVSNARHVADSYKKLRKSVVLAYIESFDVISSKFVDSKFVEASKKFVNKAKEFVEENDLIALECIVKTIGDMVNDREINSRSRYNNFYKKEADFLGAAVELEGAYKAIKQTLL, encoded by the coding sequence ATGAAAAAAAGTTTTTTATCAATATACATGTTAATTTCAATAAGTTTATTATCATGTGATGTTAGTAGATTAAATCAGAGAAATATTAATGAGCTTAAAATTTTTGTTGAAAAGGCCAAGTATTATTCTATAAAATTAGACGCTATTTATAACGAATGTACAGGAGCATATAATGATATTATGACTTATTCGGAAGGTACATTTTCTGATCAAAGTAAGGTTAATCAAGCTATATCTATATTTAAAAAAGACAATAAAATTGTTAATAAGTTTAAGGAGCTTGAAAAGATTATAGAAGAATACAAACCTATGTTTTTAAGTAAATTAATTGATGATTTTGCTATAGAATTAGACCAAGCTGTAGATAATGATGTGTCTAATGCCAGACATGTTGCTGATTCTTATAAAAAACTTAGAAAATCTGTTGTATTAGCCTACATTGAGAGTTTTGATGTTATATCTTCTAAGTTTGTTGATAGTAAGTTTGTTGAAGCTTCTAAAAAATTTGTCAATAAAGCTAAAGAGTTTGTAGAGGAAAATGATCTTATAGCTCTTGAGTGTATTGTGAAAACTATTGGAGATATGGTTAATGATAGGGAAATAAATTCAAGAAGCAGGTATAATAATTTTTATAAAAAAGAAGCAGATTTTTTAGGTGCTGCTGTAGAACTTGAGGGGGCTTATAAAGCTATTAAGCAAACTTTATTATAG
- a CDS encoding DUF226 domain-containing protein: MFYGFKRLTRPLFLNTKILLQKTIKTVPMYKIHYIEFRFKKGSVFCYIKAIHVLIKKEKFKKNMLKVY; the protein is encoded by the coding sequence ATGTTTTATGGATTTAAAAGATTAACAAGACCACTTTTTTTAAATACGAAGATATTATTACAAAAAACTATCAAAACTGTACCCATGTATAAAATTCATTACATAGAATTTAGATTTAAGAAAGGAAGTGTTTTTTGTTATATAAAAGCAATTCATGTTTTAATAAAAAAAGAAAAATTTAAAAAAAATATGCTCAAAGTCTATTAG
- a CDS encoding Eco57I restriction-modification methylase domain-containing protein produces MVVNMNNESRFIIKTNDPNVSLYKELSKGFIKKENIVKSKNFFIFLKNKIQAIDDNSTEANIESLLKSIFEELAYSVEQQKGGQIEGVKSRVDILLFENDKDKVAFNKKLEEAKKNNESIPTEDILLIAEVKRPSFSFDAKDKVKEAEDQLYRYLNQYQKHYGILSNGKVWRLYDKSKVLYGEKRYIEFDFSKIKEKEEYKEQEWFILFSYLIRKERYLKTSNIISVEKEQISKEKEIIQKTLREILYERPDDSIVFKIAKNIYDKEFKVSDKEITRHILASILEESIIFILRIFFIAYIEDNDIFKKILEENKLYRSSVSFRYFFYDENTKKKLGYKKIITIFNLLDKGSDAIKFPIFNGGLFAQDKVKYLNNESLLSISEIEEILVKILFFEEKNIKDKKFVKYSRLDPKSFGELYETLLEYDLRIADTTVHRIVEDGIYLIRTEEELENNKVNKIATYLKGNIYLTSRSLDRKKSGAYYTPDDLTDFMVISSIEEQLKTKSPLDIKIIDNSCGSGHFLISCLDYLTEKVWYELDKFEDVKKELDKEYGIILKESEEYDIQDSISKELVLKRMLLKRCIYGVDINPISVEITMLSLWINTFIFGTPLSFIEHHIKTGNALLGYTKDEFFDIAKKKFESGFSLFKKRIKEITTILEDGYQKIKGINDTTKEDIERSKKIYKEYEESKYIDNLRIIFSLIKLYSLSFDKSLNIEFSDIAVVISLIENILGNKISSEDNEKMEKIRKLSSHYKFFHYGIEFPDIQEGFDIVIGNPPWEKTKFNEAEFFSKHIPSYRKLSIKEQNKIKQEILGRDNHPLNIEYNEEKNSMGTINNLYKSDFKNFASGGDPNLFRYFVAFNLKLIKENGNLTYLVPSALWSESSARILRKYIFTNYKLNYIYQFQNQKRFKDVATLFKFAIFQISNTKTPTSNFKAKFMIQSNDNILKEITSNLENNKDDPYKGIKLDIEQIKKLSPIQESIIEFKDSKELILINKMFSKFSTLSEEYINFGVGLNLTKYKTLCKEYNNENFIFLYSGANIHQFNSRFFEDKDAKESSKLLWIDKDDFQKVSTKDNQYQIEKILYRRIARNTDIRTMISTLSPRNCYCVSTIYINYEKTPISIYKKLFIISIFNSFVFDYLIRRFALSTDIVKSCLYQCPMPQPEEEEILANPIYLTLVKNTSLLIAKNDPLNFSNLLYLEHFKFSKEKVNKILKLDTKDEFFKEKENENNFIVASLYSLTKEDFEVLLNDFEVLKNKKGEEYILFLIKGYENYLKTNKLN; encoded by the coding sequence ATGGTTGTAAATATGAACAATGAAAGCCGATTCATTATAAAAACAAATGATCCAAATGTATCTCTTTATAAAGAACTGTCAAAAGGCTTTATAAAAAAAGAAAATATTGTTAAATCAAAAAACTTTTTTATTTTTTTAAAAAATAAAATTCAAGCTATAGATGACAATTCAACAGAAGCAAATATAGAGTCTTTGCTAAAGTCTATATTTGAAGAATTAGCTTATTCAGTAGAACAACAAAAAGGTGGGCAAATAGAAGGAGTAAAATCCAGAGTAGATATACTACTTTTTGAAAATGATAAAGATAAAGTAGCTTTTAATAAAAAATTAGAAGAAGCTAAAAAAAATAATGAATCTATTCCAACTGAAGATATCTTGCTTATAGCAGAAGTTAAGCGTCCATCATTTAGTTTTGATGCTAAAGATAAGGTAAAAGAAGCAGAAGATCAGCTATACAGATATCTAAATCAATATCAAAAACATTATGGGATACTTTCAAATGGAAAGGTATGGAGATTATATGATAAATCGAAAGTACTTTATGGAGAAAAAAGATATATTGAATTTGATTTTTCTAAAATTAAAGAAAAAGAAGAATATAAAGAGCAAGAATGGTTTATTTTATTTAGCTATCTTATAAGAAAAGAAAGATACCTAAAGACAAGCAATATAATATCAGTTGAAAAAGAACAAATATCCAAAGAAAAAGAGATAATTCAAAAAACTCTTAGAGAGATACTTTATGAGAGACCTGATGATTCTATAGTATTTAAAATTGCAAAAAATATATATGACAAAGAATTTAAAGTATCAGACAAAGAAATTACTCGTCATATTTTGGCTAGCATACTTGAAGAGTCAATTATTTTTATTTTAAGAATATTTTTTATTGCATATATTGAAGATAACGACATATTTAAGAAAATATTAGAAGAAAATAAATTATACAGATCTTCTGTATCTTTTAGATATTTTTTTTATGATGAAAATACAAAAAAGAAATTAGGGTATAAAAAAATAATAACAATTTTCAATTTGCTTGATAAAGGAAGTGATGCAATAAAGTTTCCCATATTTAATGGAGGATTATTTGCACAAGATAAGGTTAAATATTTAAATAATGAAAGTTTACTCAGTATTAGTGAGATTGAAGAAATATTAGTCAAAATACTTTTCTTTGAAGAAAAAAATATTAAAGATAAAAAATTTGTAAAATATTCAAGGCTAGATCCTAAAAGCTTTGGAGAATTATACGAAACTCTACTTGAATATGACCTAAGAATTGCAGATACTACTGTTCATCGTATTGTTGAAGACGGGATTTATCTCATTCGTACTGAAGAAGAGCTTGAAAACAATAAAGTAAACAAAATTGCTACATATCTTAAAGGGAATATTTATCTTACATCTAGATCACTTGATAGAAAGAAAAGTGGGGCATATTATACTCCAGATGATTTAACTGATTTTATGGTTATATCATCAATTGAAGAGCAGCTTAAAACCAAGTCCCCTTTAGATATAAAAATCATTGATAATTCTTGTGGATCAGGGCATTTTTTAATTTCTTGTCTAGATTACTTAACAGAAAAGGTATGGTACGAGCTAGATAAATTTGAAGATGTAAAAAAAGAGCTTGATAAAGAATATGGGATTATTCTTAAAGAAAGTGAGGAGTATGATATTCAAGATAGTATAAGTAAAGAATTGGTGCTTAAAAGGATGCTGCTAAAGAGGTGTATTTATGGTGTTGATATTAATCCTATTTCGGTTGAAATTACTATGCTAAGTTTGTGGATTAATACCTTTATTTTTGGAACGCCACTAAGCTTTATTGAGCATCATATAAAAACAGGAAATGCTCTCTTGGGATATACTAAAGATGAATTTTTTGATATTGCAAAAAAGAAATTTGAAAGTGGATTTTCTTTATTTAAAAAAAGAATTAAGGAAATTACAACTATTTTAGAAGATGGTTATCAAAAAATTAAAGGTATTAACGATACCACTAAGGAAGATATAGAAAGATCTAAAAAGATATACAAAGAATATGAAGAAAGTAAATATATAGATAATTTAAGAATAATATTTTCTTTAATTAAACTTTATTCATTATCTTTTGACAAATCTTTAAATATAGAATTTAGTGATATTGCAGTTGTAATTAGTTTAATTGAGAATATTTTAGGCAATAAAATTTCTAGTGAAGATAATGAAAAAATGGAGAAAATTAGAAAATTAAGTAGCCACTATAAATTTTTCCATTATGGAATTGAGTTTCCAGATATTCAAGAAGGATTTGATATTGTAATTGGAAATCCTCCATGGGAAAAAACTAAGTTTAATGAAGCAGAGTTTTTCTCAAAACATATTCCCAGTTATAGAAAGCTAAGCATAAAAGAACAAAATAAAATAAAGCAAGAAATACTTGGCAGAGATAATCATCCTTTGAATATTGAATACAATGAAGAAAAAAATAGTATGGGTACTATCAACAATCTTTATAAAAGCGATTTTAAAAATTTTGCTAGTGGTGGTGATCCAAATCTTTTTAGATATTTTGTAGCATTTAATTTGAAATTAATAAAAGAAAACGGAAATTTAACCTATTTAGTTCCTTCAGCTCTTTGGAGTGAATCTAGTGCTAGGATACTAAGAAAATATATATTTACTAACTATAAGCTTAACTATATTTATCAATTTCAAAATCAAAAAAGATTTAAAGATGTGGCAACACTTTTTAAATTTGCAATATTTCAAATAAGCAATACTAAAACTCCTACATCGAATTTTAAAGCAAAATTTATGATTCAGAGTAATGATAATATTTTAAAAGAAATAACCAGTAACTTAGAAAATAATAAAGATGATCCTTATAAAGGAATTAAATTAGATATAGAGCAAATTAAAAAACTGTCTCCTATTCAAGAATCAATTATTGAATTTAAAGATAGTAAAGAGCTTATCTTAATTAACAAAATGTTTAGCAAATTTAGTACTCTTAGTGAAGAATATATTAATTTTGGAGTAGGGCTAAATTTAACAAAGTATAAAACACTATGTAAAGAATATAATAATGAAAATTTTATATTTCTTTATTCTGGAGCTAATATTCATCAGTTTAATTCAAGATTTTTTGAAGACAAAGATGCAAAAGAAAGCTCTAAATTACTATGGATAGATAAAGATGACTTTCAAAAAGTATCAACTAAAGACAATCAGTATCAAATAGAAAAAATATTATATAGAAGGATTGCAAGAAATACAGATATAAGAACCATGATTAGTACTTTATCTCCTAGAAATTGTTATTGTGTTTCTACAATATATATAAATTATGAGAAAACACCAATATCTATTTATAAAAAATTATTTATTATATCTATTTTTAATTCATTTGTTTTTGACTATTTAATAAGAAGATTTGCTTTAAGCACTGATATTGTAAAATCATGCTTATATCAATGCCCTATGCCTCAACCCGAAGAAGAAGAAATTTTAGCTAATCCGATATACTTAACTTTAGTAAAAAACACTTCCTTGTTAATAGCTAAAAATGATCCTTTAAATTTCTCTAATTTGCTTTACTTAGAGCATTTTAAATTTAGCAAAGAAAAAGTTAATAAAATTCTAAAATTAGACACTAAAGATGAATTTTTCAAAGAAAAAGAAAATGAAAATAACTTTATTGTAGCTAGTCTTTATTCGCTAACCAAAGAAGATTTTGAGGTTTTGCTTAATGATTTTGAGGTGCTAAAAAATAAAAAGGGAGAAGAATACATTTTGTTTTTAATAAAAGGATATGAGAATTATTTGAAAACAAATAAGCTTAATTAA